A region of Tachyglossus aculeatus isolate mTacAcu1 unplaced genomic scaffold, mTacAcu1.pri SUPER_32, whole genome shotgun sequence DNA encodes the following proteins:
- the LOC119921905 gene encoding olfactory receptor 14A16-like has translation MANGTVVMEFLLLGLSEVRELQLVHATLFLLVYLAALTGNLLIVAVTTLDQRLHTPMYFFLKNLSILDLCLISVTVPKSFFNSVTNNNSISFKGCVLQVFFFVSAVVSEVVLLTVLSCDRYAAICHPLRYEAVMNRGVCGKMAAASWLSGGLSGLMHTAATFSEPFSGPNVIHQFFCDVPLLLKLSGPQGNIYEYSVIVLSASSFAICFAYIATSYVCIFSAVLRMPSAEGRSKAFSTCLPHLIVVTFFVSTGVSEYLIPSSNCPSGLDLLLSFFYSMVPPALNPVIYSLRNQAMKAVLGRMLCLE, from the coding sequence ATGGCTAATGGCACGGtggtgatggaattcctgctcTTGGGtctctcagaggtccgggagctgcagctggtccatgccacgctgtttctcctggtctacctggcggccctgacagggaatctcctcatcgtcgccgtcaccaccctcgaccagcgcctccacacccccatgtacttcttcctcaagaacctgtccatcctcgacctctgcctcatctctgtcaccgtccccaaatctttCTTCAATTCAGTGACCAACAACAACTCCATTTCTTTCAAGGGCTGCGTACTGcaagtgtttttctttgtttCGGCTGTTGTCTCTGAGGTGGTCCTGCTCACAGTGTTGTCCTGTgatcgctacgctgccatctgccaccccttgcGTTATGAGGCCGTCATGAACAGAGgggtttgtgggaagatggcagccgcctcctggcttAGTGGGGGGCTCTCCGGCCTCATGCACACGGCTGCCACCTTCTCTGAACCTTTCTCTGGGCCCAACGtaatccaccagttcttctgtgacgtccccctgCTTCTGAAGCTCTCTGGTCCCCAAGGAAACATATATGAATATTCAGTCATTGTCCTTTCTGCCAGTTCCTTCGCCATCTGTTTTGCATACATAGCTACCTCGTATGtctgcatcttctcagccgtgctgaggatgccgtcagcagagggccggtccaaagctttctccacctgcctgccccatctcatcgtCGTGACTTTCTTCGTCTCCACGGGTGTTTCTGAATACCTGATTCCATCCTCCAATTGTCCATCAGGTCTAGACttgcttctttcctttttctattCCATGGTGCCCCCGGCTCTGAACCctgtcatctacagcttgaggaatcaGGCAATGAAAGCTGTTCTAGGGAGGATGTtatgcctggaataa